One genomic segment of Rhizorhabdus phycosphaerae includes these proteins:
- a CDS encoding FAD-binding oxidoreductase, whose translation MTDLIDSLRQALGADAVETGEERLRYFANDVYRTGGLPLAAVRPTTVEALQQAVRLCAAAGVAMIPRGGGASYTDGYIRPEGGHVLIDTGALDAISIDEPNAIVTVGAGVTWANLKAALETKGLRTPFWGPFSGLAATVGGSMSQNTLSHGSTAHGISAQSVIGFDVVLANGDLLTTNACDAMRHYGPDLTGLFTGDCGAFGVKARIRLPLLPILQHAEAVSFAFDSFADYHAGVRKAQLARLDDSHFGLDLALSQGQIARQEGISARLKIALQVMQKAPDKLKGVATLVKMALAGENPMRAGQYMCHFIVEGFDAQDAAHKAVQLRRIVSAHGREIANTVPTFVRSVPFAPLFNILGPGGERWVPIHGVLAHDQAVAFNDAFHTLLAERKAEMDRLGVWTGTMFSPVGPSGFLYEIALYWPDARTDYHLATLGADHIASIKDYPANAQAKAYADEVKETIVALLQRFGAGHFQVGRAYPYQSRLSERAKALLGAVKRELDPQGLMNPGALGL comes from the coding sequence ATGACCGATCTCATCGACTCTCTCAGGCAGGCGCTGGGCGCCGATGCGGTGGAGACCGGCGAAGAAAGGCTGCGCTATTTCGCCAATGACGTCTATCGCACGGGCGGACTGCCGCTCGCAGCCGTGCGGCCAACGACAGTCGAGGCGCTGCAACAGGCGGTCCGTCTCTGCGCCGCTGCGGGCGTGGCCATGATCCCGCGCGGCGGCGGCGCCTCCTATACCGACGGCTATATTCGCCCGGAGGGCGGCCATGTGCTGATCGACACCGGCGCGCTCGACGCCATTTCGATCGACGAACCCAACGCCATCGTGACTGTCGGCGCCGGCGTGACCTGGGCCAATCTCAAGGCGGCCCTCGAAACGAAGGGGCTGCGCACGCCCTTCTGGGGCCCCTTCTCCGGCCTTGCCGCCACCGTCGGTGGATCGATGAGCCAGAATACGCTCAGCCACGGCAGCACTGCTCACGGCATTTCCGCTCAGTCGGTCATCGGATTCGACGTCGTTCTCGCCAATGGCGACCTGTTGACGACCAACGCCTGCGACGCCATGCGCCATTACGGCCCCGATCTCACCGGCCTGTTTACCGGCGATTGCGGCGCGTTCGGGGTGAAAGCGCGGATCCGCCTGCCCTTGCTGCCGATCCTCCAGCATGCCGAGGCGGTCTCCTTCGCCTTCGACAGCTTCGCCGATTATCATGCCGGGGTGCGCAAGGCGCAGCTGGCTCGCCTCGACGACAGCCATTTCGGCCTCGACCTTGCACTGTCGCAGGGCCAGATCGCTCGGCAGGAAGGGATCAGCGCACGGCTGAAGATCGCCCTTCAGGTCATGCAGAAGGCGCCCGACAAGCTGAAGGGCGTTGCGACCCTGGTGAAGATGGCGCTGGCGGGCGAGAACCCCATGCGCGCCGGTCAATATATGTGTCACTTCATCGTCGAAGGCTTCGACGCGCAGGATGCCGCCCACAAGGCCGTCCAGCTCCGGCGCATCGTGAGCGCCCATGGTCGCGAGATCGCGAATACGGTGCCGACTTTCGTCCGGTCGGTGCCCTTTGCGCCACTGTTCAATATCCTCGGCCCCGGCGGTGAGCGCTGGGTGCCGATCCACGGTGTTCTGGCGCATGATCAGGCGGTTGCCTTCAACGATGCCTTCCACACCCTGCTGGCGGAGCGCAAGGCGGAGATGGACCGTCTCGGCGTCTGGACCGGCACGATGTTCTCTCCCGTCGGCCCATCGGGCTTCCTTTACGAGATCGCGCTCTACTGGCCTGATGCACGTACCGACTATCATCTGGCGACGCTGGGTGCAGACCATATCGCGAGCATCAAGGACTATCCGGCCAATGCCCAGGCCAAGGCCTATGCCGACGAGGTCAAGGAAACCATTGTCGCCCTGCTTCAACGCTTCGGGGCCGGGCATTTCCAGGTCGGCCGCGCCTATCCCTATCAGTCGCGCCTGTCAGAGCGGGCGAAAGCGCTACTGGGCGCCGTGAAGCGCGAGTTGGATCCGCAGGGGCTGATGAACCCCGGCGCGTTGGGGCTTTGA
- a CDS encoding MFS transporter gives MAHGLTIEGRRELAEGWPIILAAALAIGVGIMGIGFYSLGLFVQPLQAEFGWSRAEVSGAAASQQFGIFLSAPLVGWLADRWGARPIAIASFVATPLALIALSRVGNSIAVWDSLWLLVSLAGAGTTPAIWARIVSLRFDHSRGLALGLMLMGTGTAAMLAPALLGPVFAEQGWRTAVLVMAGATLLIGLPASLIVGTADRPSAGERLRGRFETNRQTLTLLAIAFLLGLIVAGLIVHLVPMLVDRGMAQADAARMAAAVGVAVLVARLVVGYLFDRFHAPYVAALFLLSPVIAALLLQAGGPVLVAALMLGLAAGAEVDMLAYFTGRYAALRNYGATYGGVLGLFCLGAGLGPMLFGKAYDALGGYDAALLISAATLLVVVGMIATLGRYRAPAD, from the coding sequence ATGGCGCATGGACTGACCATCGAAGGACGACGGGAACTGGCCGAGGGCTGGCCGATCATCCTGGCCGCGGCCCTCGCCATCGGCGTCGGCATCATGGGCATCGGTTTCTATTCGCTTGGCCTGTTCGTGCAGCCTCTCCAGGCCGAGTTCGGGTGGAGCCGCGCGGAGGTTTCAGGTGCCGCAGCCAGTCAGCAGTTCGGCATTTTTCTGTCCGCTCCGCTGGTCGGATGGTTGGCGGACCGCTGGGGGGCACGCCCGATCGCCATCGCCAGCTTCGTGGCGACGCCGCTGGCGCTGATCGCGCTGTCGCGGGTCGGCAATTCGATTGCCGTGTGGGATTCGCTGTGGCTGCTCGTGTCGCTGGCGGGGGCAGGGACCACCCCGGCCATCTGGGCGCGGATCGTCTCGCTGCGCTTCGATCATTCGCGGGGGCTGGCGCTCGGCCTGATGCTGATGGGCACCGGCACGGCGGCGATGCTGGCACCCGCGCTGTTGGGCCCGGTCTTCGCCGAGCAAGGGTGGCGAACGGCGGTACTCGTCATGGCAGGTGCGACGCTGCTGATCGGCCTACCGGCCAGCCTGATCGTCGGGACGGCGGACCGTCCATCCGCTGGCGAAAGGCTGCGCGGACGTTTCGAGACGAACCGTCAGACGCTGACGCTGCTCGCTATCGCCTTTCTGCTGGGACTGATCGTCGCCGGTCTTATCGTCCATCTCGTGCCGATGCTGGTCGATCGTGGCATGGCGCAGGCCGATGCAGCGCGCATGGCGGCCGCCGTCGGCGTCGCCGTCCTCGTTGCACGGCTGGTCGTCGGCTATCTGTTCGACCGCTTCCATGCGCCCTATGTCGCCGCGCTCTTCCTTCTGTCGCCGGTGATCGCCGCACTGCTCTTGCAGGCGGGAGGCCCGGTGCTGGTCGCGGCTCTGATGCTCGGGCTTGCCGCAGGCGCCGAGGTCGACATGCTCGCTTATTTTACCGGCCGCTATGCTGCTCTGCGAAACTATGGCGCGACCTATGGCGGGGTGCTGGGGCTGTTCTGCCTGGGGGCTGGGCTGGGGCCGATGCTGTTCGGCAAAGCCTATGATGCACTGGGTGGCTATGACGCAGCCCTGCTGATCTCTGCGGCGACCCTGCTCGTCGTGGTCGGGATGATTGCGACGCTCGGCCGCTACCGCGCTCCGGCCGACTGA
- a CDS encoding DUF1838 family protein produces MTIEIPPNPEEWVPMDDHNFSRRESLGLAALMAGMVGMPAAAGAAATKGAKPGGKPKIDFITKIDFKDPKWTRDTYARIDADIDPTKEKCGWIKGKAYGVRPNEKVRPLFGVEGFSFVRVKRLEDGSYRRMLREIVFYRNLETGEIMKEWDNPYTNERVTVVPIANDPFNFTISEFQPEAPSYGGLQKSEPKKIPFLQDWEHGPNGTMILHTGIDMQYPNALQPDKWVRESSGVMNRVSEHFIYVVKKEDVENPYLTHIPHIGAWSRITPWLPWMLMGQAEGHISYFTHFQTAENGEKDLPADLVAAARAMDEKWLHSPTEDYGPSLSSLENYAREQKPAPVPAGWSPPKPPAPPAPFPVKAPA; encoded by the coding sequence GTGCCGATGGACGATCATAATTTCTCACGCCGCGAAAGCCTTGGTCTGGCCGCCCTGATGGCCGGCATGGTCGGCATGCCCGCCGCTGCGGGCGCCGCCGCGACGAAGGGTGCAAAGCCCGGTGGCAAGCCGAAGATCGACTTCATCACGAAGATCGACTTCAAGGATCCGAAATGGACGCGCGACACCTATGCGCGGATCGATGCCGACATCGATCCGACCAAGGAGAAATGCGGCTGGATCAAAGGCAAGGCCTATGGCGTTCGTCCAAACGAAAAGGTCCGGCCGCTGTTCGGAGTCGAGGGTTTCAGCTTCGTCCGCGTGAAGCGGCTCGAGGACGGCTCCTACCGCCGCATGCTGCGCGAGATCGTGTTCTACCGGAACCTGGAAACCGGCGAGATCATGAAGGAGTGGGACAATCCCTACACCAACGAACGGGTGACGGTGGTACCGATCGCCAACGATCCGTTCAACTTCACGATCAGCGAGTTCCAGCCCGAAGCGCCGTCCTATGGCGGCTTGCAGAAGAGCGAGCCGAAGAAGATCCCCTTCCTGCAGGATTGGGAACATGGTCCCAACGGCACGATGATCCTGCACACCGGGATCGACATGCAATATCCCAATGCGCTGCAGCCCGACAAATGGGTACGCGAGAGTTCGGGCGTCATGAACCGCGTCTCGGAACACTTCATCTATGTGGTGAAGAAGGAAGACGTCGAGAATCCTTATCTGACGCATATTCCGCATATCGGCGCCTGGAGCCGGATCACCCCGTGGCTTCCCTGGATGCTGATGGGACAGGCGGAAGGCCATATCAGCTACTTCACCCACTTCCAGACTGCCGAGAATGGCGAGAAGGACCTGCCGGCCGATCTGGTTGCTGCCGCACGGGCGATGGACGAGAAATGGCTGCACTCGCCGACCGAAGATTACGGTCCGTCGCTGTCGAGCCTCGAAAATTACGCACGCGAGCAGAAGCCTGCCCCCGTGCCGGCCGGGTGGAGCCCGCCGAAGCCGCCGGCGCCGCCCGCGCCCTTCCCGGTGAAGGCGCCCGCGTGA